Proteins found in one Longimicrobiaceae bacterium genomic segment:
- a CDS encoding nuclear transport factor 2 family protein codes for MGRAWQDAFNRADTAALVALYATDAMLLPPSGTLLTGGRVAASINPGGTMEDRTISLRASDRRFRGNVGHVQGTWQTRPCGQATGPLAGSGR; via the coding sequence GTGGGACGGGCGTGGCAAGATGCGTTCAACCGGGCGGACACGGCGGCGCTGGTGGCGCTCTACGCGACCGACGCGATGCTGCTGCCGCCGAGCGGGACACTGCTCACCGGCGGGCGTGTCGCGGCCAGCATCAACCCGGGCGGGACGATGGAGGACCGCACCATCAGCCTTCGCGCGTCGGACCGGCGGTTCCGCGGGAATGTGGGGCACGTGCAGGGCACCTGGCAGACGCGGCCGTGCGGACAGGCGACGGGTCCGCTGGCGGGATCCGGCCGCTAG
- a CDS encoding DUF6624 domain-containing protein gives MRASAAFRNAIFPLAALLLSAGAAAAQSAAPRDTAEHWTDAALRRELITMGGQDQAIRASLTGEKMQDTAFMLRMLREDSVRTRRMREILRTKGWPGRSMVGQAGAEAAWLIVQHSDSPEFQAEALRAIDAAAPGEVEPQARALLVDRVRTKQGKPQLYGSQFDVRNGRLVAFPIEDEAHLDERRAAVGLPPMADYVRMMGEMYKMPVDLHPPAP, from the coding sequence ATGCGTGCCTCCGCTGCCTTCCGAAACGCGATCTTCCCGCTCGCCGCCCTGCTGCTCTCCGCCGGCGCCGCCGCTGCGCAGTCTGCCGCCCCGCGGGACACCGCGGAGCACTGGACCGACGCGGCGCTGCGCCGCGAGCTGATCACGATGGGCGGGCAGGACCAGGCGATCCGCGCCAGCCTCACGGGCGAGAAGATGCAGGACACCGCGTTCATGCTGCGGATGCTGCGCGAGGACAGCGTGCGTACGCGGCGGATGCGGGAGATTCTGCGCACCAAGGGATGGCCGGGGCGCAGCATGGTGGGGCAGGCGGGAGCGGAGGCGGCGTGGCTGATCGTGCAGCACAGCGACTCGCCCGAGTTCCAGGCAGAGGCGCTGCGGGCCATCGACGCCGCCGCGCCGGGCGAAGTGGAGCCGCAGGCTCGCGCGTTGCTGGTGGACCGCGTCCGCACCAAGCAGGGCAAGCCGCAGCTCTACGGTTCGCAGTTCGACGTCCGCAACGGGCGCCTCGTCGCGTTCCCCATCGAGGACGAGGCGCACCTGGACGAGCGCCGCGCCGCCGTCGGCCTCCCGCCCATGGCGGACTACGTGCGCATGATGGGCGAGATGTACAAGATGCCGGTCGATCTCCATCCTCCGGCGCCGTGA
- a CDS encoding UvrD-helicase domain-containing protein: MHVPHYLRELNPEQLSAALATEGPVLILAGAGSGKTRTLVYRIAHLIRGKQVPARNVLAVTFTNRAAMEMRERIGKVVGKESKGMIVSTFHSLGARILREHGDKVGLPKEFAIYPTGDQLASIKRVMTEEVNVAATAGDDKYDVKQVLFQISDWKNRMVGPEEAVREVAEGRMRYNRKDDYAVLAADVYPRYEQTLRAAGACDFDDLLLLPVRLLQSDVDIRRGYWKRWRYIMIDEYQDTNGAQFEMARLLTNSQQQNLCVVGDDDQSIYAWRGADVRNILDFERHFPGAKVVVMEENYRSTQRILDAANGVIANNTSRKEKRLRTSNGPGPKVDYWELNGGTGKPPEVEEAELVAREIGMRQLNEKLRWSDFAVLYRTNLQSRPLEEALRAVNIPYRVVGGTSYFDRKEVVDAVAYLRLVVNPKDEVALRRIVNYPTRGIGKTTLMKAVDAARAEKKTLYETLKAAHAVDGISKAQWEAIREFVEMMEEARMEYAATEAGIATGNPGERTLHTWARGLVKRLRLEEAVRKDNQSSERAAEVRVDILREFVDSIATYEDRVWNHAPLPDEEDDWAPPSLASFLERISLSEEGEEKKDDKDKGDANRATLMTLHSAKGLEFTHVFMVGLEEEILPHSRSVQMVSDPGVPDPIAEERRLFYVGITRARHRLSLTGCASRRKAGEDIVRQPSRFLKEIPPELVTMHSGAQSSLTAAERKVMGSSFFASMKELLAN; this comes from the coding sequence TTGCACGTCCCGCACTACCTTCGCGAGCTGAACCCCGAGCAGCTCTCCGCGGCCCTCGCCACCGAGGGCCCCGTGCTCATCCTGGCCGGTGCCGGGTCGGGCAAGACGCGCACGCTCGTGTACCGCATCGCGCACCTCATCCGCGGCAAGCAGGTGCCCGCGCGCAACGTCCTGGCCGTCACCTTCACCAACCGCGCGGCGATGGAGATGCGCGAGCGCATCGGCAAGGTGGTGGGCAAGGAGAGCAAGGGCATGATCGTCTCCACCTTCCACTCGCTGGGCGCGCGGATATTGCGCGAGCATGGCGACAAGGTGGGGCTGCCCAAGGAGTTCGCCATCTACCCCACGGGCGACCAGCTCGCCTCCATCAAGCGGGTGATGACGGAAGAGGTGAACGTCGCCGCCACCGCGGGCGACGACAAGTACGACGTCAAGCAGGTGCTCTTCCAGATCAGCGACTGGAAGAACCGCATGGTGGGCCCGGAAGAAGCCGTGCGCGAGGTGGCCGAGGGGCGGATGCGCTACAACCGCAAGGACGACTACGCCGTGCTCGCGGCGGACGTGTATCCGCGTTACGAGCAGACGCTGCGCGCCGCCGGCGCGTGCGACTTCGACGACCTGTTGCTGCTGCCCGTGCGCCTCCTCCAGTCCGACGTCGACATCCGGCGCGGGTACTGGAAGCGCTGGCGCTACATCATGATCGACGAGTACCAGGACACCAACGGCGCGCAGTTCGAGATGGCGCGGCTGCTCACCAACTCGCAGCAGCAGAACCTGTGCGTGGTGGGCGACGACGACCAGTCCATCTACGCCTGGCGCGGCGCAGACGTGCGCAACATCCTCGACTTCGAGCGTCACTTTCCCGGCGCGAAGGTCGTGGTGATGGAGGAGAACTACCGCTCCACGCAACGGATCCTCGACGCGGCCAACGGCGTGATCGCCAACAACACGTCGCGCAAGGAGAAGCGCCTGCGCACCTCTAACGGCCCTGGGCCCAAGGTGGACTACTGGGAGCTGAACGGCGGCACCGGCAAGCCGCCGGAGGTGGAAGAGGCCGAGTTGGTCGCCCGCGAGATCGGGATGCGGCAGTTGAATGAGAAACTCCGGTGGAGCGACTTCGCCGTGCTCTACCGCACCAACCTCCAGTCGCGCCCTTTAGAAGAGGCATTGCGGGCCGTCAACATTCCGTACCGCGTGGTGGGCGGCACCTCGTACTTCGACCGCAAGGAAGTGGTGGACGCCGTCGCGTACCTGCGCCTCGTCGTCAACCCGAAAGACGAGGTCGCGCTGCGCCGCATCGTCAACTATCCGACGCGCGGCATCGGCAAGACGACGCTGATGAAGGCGGTCGATGCGGCGCGGGCGGAGAAGAAGACGCTGTACGAGACGCTCAAGGCGGCGCACGCGGTGGACGGCATCAGCAAAGCGCAGTGGGAAGCGATCCGCGAATTCGTGGAGATGATGGAGGAGGCGCGCATGGAGTACGCTGCGACCGAGGCCGGCATCGCCACCGGCAACCCAGGCGAGCGCACGCTGCATACCTGGGCGCGCGGCTTGGTCAAGCGGCTGCGGCTGGAAGAGGCCGTGCGCAAGGACAACCAGTCGTCCGAGCGCGCGGCCGAGGTGCGCGTGGATATCCTGCGCGAGTTCGTCGACTCTATCGCCACGTACGAGGATCGCGTCTGGAACCACGCGCCGCTTCCGGATGAAGAAGACGACTGGGCTCCGCCCTCGCTCGCCTCCTTCCTGGAGCGCATCTCCCTCAGCGAGGAGGGCGAGGAAAAGAAGGATGATAAGGACAAGGGAGATGCGAACCGCGCCACGCTGATGACGCTGCACAGCGCTAAGGGGCTAGAGTTCACTCATGTCTTCATGGTCGGCCTAGAGGAGGAGATATTGCCGCATAGCCGAAGCGTGCAGATGGTGAGCGACCCAGGCGTGCCTGATCCAATAGCCGAGGAGCGCCGTCTCTTTTATGTGGGGATAACGCGCGCTCGACACCGCCTCTCGCTCACCGGCTGCGCCTCCCGACGAAAGGCCGGCGAGGATATCGTCCGCCAGCCGTCGCGGTTCCTCAAAGAAATCCCACCAGAGCTTGTGACAATGCACAGCGGCGCCCAGAGTTCCCTAACCGCGGCCGAGCGCAAGGTAATGGGATCGAGCTTCTTCGCATCGATGAAGGAGCTACTCGCCAACTGA